Part of the Mycolicibacterium mageritense genome is shown below.
ACGCGGGTCACGATGCGGCCCTGCTCGACCACCTCGTCGCGCGTGCGATGGGCCAGTTCGCGTACCGCCGAATCGATTTCGCCGCGGTCGGTGAGGTCGTGGGCGAACGTGACGACGTGGCTGCGGGAGCGGGGCACCCAGGGCTCGGCACTGACCTCGGTGTCACCGCCGCCCTTGGCCAGCAGCAGGATCCACAGGCCCGTGCTGGGCCCGAAGGCCGAGGTCAGCACAGCGGCGTCGGTCGCGGCCAACTCGGCTACCGTGGTGATCCCAAGGCCGGCAAGCTTTTTCGTGGTCTTGGGTCCGACGCCCCAGAGCGCGTCGGGCGGCCGGTCTCCCATGACGGTCATCCAGTTGGCCTCGGTCAGCACGTAGATGCCCGCCGGTTTGGCCATGCCGGTCGCGACCTTGGCGCGTTGTTTGTTGTCGCTGATGCCGACCGAGCACGAGAGCCCCGTTTCGGCGGCCACGACGGTGCGGATCCGTTCGGCGAGCTCCATCGGGTCTACCGAGGCGTCCGTACCGAGGTAGGCCTCGTCCCAGCCCCACACCTCCAGTGGGTGGCCGAGGTCGCGCAGCAGACCCATGACCTGTTCGGAGGCTTCGTCATACGCCGCCGGATCCGACGGCAGGAATGTGGCGTCGGGGCATTTGCGGGCTGCGGTGCGCAGCGGCATACCGGCGTGCACTCCGAACTCCCTGGCTTCGTACGACGCGCACGTGACCACCTTGCGAGGCTCGGTGGGGTCACCGCTGCCGCCGACGATCACCGGAAGACCGACGAGTTCGGGGTGGCGGCGCAGCTCCACCGAGGCCAGGAACTGATCCAGGTCGACGTGCAGAACCCAATCGCTCATCGCGCTAGGTGCCACACAGCTTGCGGGCGGTGTCCTGCCAGGCCGTGGCCAATTCGTCGAGCGTGCGGCCGTGGTCGGTGAGTTGATGTGCTACGTAATCCACGTCGAGCAGTGCGATGAGGGCGTCTGCCTGGGCATCGAGATCACCGGTGGTTCCGGCGGTTTCGAGCAGCATCCGCACGTGTGAGCGATGTAAGGGGAACGGGTCGGCGAACCGCATCTGTGGATCGCGGGCCGCGTCGGACAGCAGCGCGTGGTGGCGGTGGACGAAGCGGAGCCGTTCGCGGCCGTAGGCCAGTAGCCGCTCCAGTGGGGGAGCGCCGGGCCCGAACGGCGGCGGGCCGAACATGAATGCCTGCTGCTGGGCTTTCTCGTCTTCGTCGAGCAGCACCATCATGAGGCCGGCGCGGCTGCCGAAACGGCGGAACAACGTGCCCTTGCCCACGCCGGCGGCAACCGCGATATCGTCGGTGCTGACCGCATCGGGTCCGCGTTCAGCGATCAGGCGGCGCGCCGCATCGAGGATCAACATCCGGTTGCGGGCGGCGTCACCGCGCTCCTGCGGCGCCGCGTCGGTGACCACGAGCCTGGTCGGGTCGCAGGCTTTCACCCTTGCACTTTAACTCAGGCGGAATTAAACGGACTATGGTCCGGTTGAAAGCTGCGAAGATCTTGTCCGACGAAGGGAAAATGCAACGATGGCCGATATCAAGGTTCTGGTGCTGGTGGGAAGCCTCCGCGCGGCGTCCATCAACCGTCAGCTCGCCGAACTCGCCGTGGAATCGGCGCCGGAGGGAGTGGACCTGCGAGTCTTCGACCGGCTGGGCGAGCTGCCGTTCTACAACGAGGACATCGACACTGCCGACGTCGACGAGCCGGTCAGTGCGCTGCGGACAGCTGCGGCGGGAGCCGACGCCGCACTGGTGATCACGCCCGAATACAACGGCAGCATCCCGGGCGTGCTGAAGAACGCGATCGACTGGTTGTCGCGGCCGTACGGCAACGGCGCACTCAAGGACAAGCCGGTCGCGGTGATCGGTGCGGCGCTCGGCCAGTACGGCGGCGTGTGGGCGCACGACGAAACCCGTAAGTCGTTCGGCATCGCCGGGCCGCGCGTGGTCGAGGATCTCAAGCTCTCGATCCCGGCCAAGGCGTTCGACGGCAAGCACCCGCGGGAGAACGCCGAGATCGTCGACAACCTGCGGGACGTGGTGGGCAAGCTGGCCGCAGAGGTCGGCTGAGCTTCAGCGACGGGGCATCGCCGCGGCCACCGAGTTCTGCAACGTGTCGATGAACGCCTTGGCGTTGCGGCTCTGCAGGTACGTCGCGACCGCGTCGTACATGGCCTGCTGGAAGAACGGCGGCATCAGCTCGCCGTGCGTGATCGACAGCAGAACGTGGTCGTGCCACAGGGATTCGGAGGCCTGGCGCTGGTAGGCCGGCAGCGTGGCGACATCCACGTCGCGGCGTACCGGCACCGAGCCCTTGATTCGGTTGAAGGCCAACGAGGTCTCGGGATCGGCCACCACCTCAAGGAACTTGAGGGCGTTGACACCGTCGGGTGCATCGGACGACACCACGAACGAGTCGACGATCGCGAGGTAGGCGCCGCCGGTGCCCGGATAGGGCACGTACCCGAAGTCGGTGCCCTCGGTGGCCTTGTTCGCGACGAGCTCGCCGTACACCGAGTCGTTCATCGACAGGAATGCGCACTCGCCCGCGGCGAGCTTCTTGGCGGCCTGATCCCAGGTGAGACCCGCCGCGGCCGGGTCGGCCGCCGCGACGACCTGGCCGAACCGCGTGAGCGCCTCGTCGACCTCGGGGCCACGCCAGTCGAAGGCGTCGTCGTGGATCCGGGTCCAGCCCTGCGGCCCCACCACGCCGAGCAGCGTGTTCTCGAACAGTTCGGTCGCGGTGAACCGGTCCTTGCCGCCCAGGCACAGCGGGGTCCGGCCGGTAGCGGCCAACTTCGCGAGGTCGGCCGCGAACGCCTCCGGCGCATAATCCGGTCCGGGCGCGGCGATGCCCGCGTCCCGGAGCACTTTCTGGTTGAACCACAGCACGTTGCCGCGGTGCGCGCCGGTCGGCACACCCCACTGGGTATCGCGGTAGGTCGCGGCCTGCAGCAGCGCAGGGGGAAGGTTCGGGCCGAGTCCGCTGCGCTCGTAGACCGACGCCACGGCGGCGATCCGATCGGCGTCGACCCAGGCGCGCAGCGAGCTGCCGAGGAACGTCTGCCACACATCGGGTGGATCCCCGGCGCGCAACCGTTCGGCGAGTGCGATCTGGACGTTGCTTCCCGCGCCGCCGGCGATCGAACCGTCGATCACGTCAACGCCGGAATCGGTCTTCTCGAACGCGTCCAGCAGCACCTCGAACGCGGGGTGTTCCGATGGCGAAACCCACCACGACACCACCTCGAGGCGGTCGGTGGGATCGGAGAAGTTCGCCGAACCACCGCCGCCGCAGGCGACGAGGAGCACGGCCAGGGCGGCGACCCAGGTGCGCTTCATGACTGGGCTCCCGTCGGTGCGGCCTTCAGGTCGAACACCGCGTACGCGGTGACCACGGCGAAACAGATGGCAGGCACGATGAAGGAGATCGCCGGACTGGTCATGTCGAGGAGCCGGCCCTGGATCAGCGGCATGATGGCGCCGCCGACGATGGCCATCACCAGCCCCGCCGCCCCGAACTTCGTCGCGGGCCCGAGGCCTTGCAGAGCCACGCCGTAGATCGTCGGAAACATCAGCGACAGGCAGAACGACAACGCCACGACCGCGGCAACCCCGGCGACATTGGGTGACACCATGGCGAAGACGCACAGCAGCACGGCGAGCGCACCGAGGGCGGTGAGCACCTTGGTGGCCCGGATCTTCCCGATCACCCACGTCATCACGAATCGCGAGATCAGGAACACGATGAGGCTGACCTGGAGTAGGTAGCCGCCCAGCTGCAGCGATCCGTCGAGCGCCTGCTGCGTGTACTGGATGATGTAGGTCCAGGTGCAGACCTGCGCCGCGACGTTGAAGAACTGCGCGACCACGCCGAACACATAGCGCTTGTTGGACATCAGGATTCGGATCGGTGACCGGCCGGCCAGATCCCCGGACTCGAACTCCTCGACGATCGGGGGAGACTTCTTCACCGCGATCACCAGGCCGATGGCGATCAGCACGAAACCGAGGCCGAGGTACGGGCCCATGACGGCGCCGAGCTGGCCGGCACGGATGGTGTGCTCTTCGGCAGGCGTGAGGCTCGCCATGTTCACCGGCTCGTCGAGCTTGGGCAGGATGAGGGTCGCGGCCAGCAGTACGCCGATGTTGGTGCCGACGGGATTGAACGCCTGAGCGAAGTTGAGGCGCCGGGTTGCGGTTGCCTCCGGGCCCAGCGACATCACGTACGGGTTGGCCGAGGTTTCCAAGATCGAGCAGCCGGCCGCGATCGCGAAGAGTGCGACGAGAAACGCCTCGTACGTCATGATCTTGCTGGCCGGGTAGAACGCCATCGAGCCGGCGGCGGCGAGCAGCACCCCGGTGAGCAACCCGGCCTTGTACCCGAAGCGTTGATTGATCAACGCGGCCGGAAGCGCCAACAGGAAGTAGGCGCCGAAGTAGGCCAGCTGGACGAGCGAAGCCTGGAACGTGTTCATGTCGAAGATCGTCTTGAACCCGGCCACCATGGGAGTCGTGAGATCGGCCGCCACACCCCACGCCGTGAAGCAGCAGATCAGCACGATGAACAACACCCACATCTTGGGGTAGACCAGGGCGACGCGGTCGCCGGTCGGTGGGGCCTGCGCGGGTTGATCGGCCTGTTCCGTGGTCGTCATAATCGCCCTTCTCCTCATTGAGAATGACTTCACTGGTGTGTGGCGTACGTCACGGTACCCAGGTGTTTTCCGCCCAGGGGCAGGTTGCCGGACTGGGCATGAACGGGCAGATTCGGTGCGGGTTTTGCGTCCGTTTGGCCGGGATTGGCGTGTGGTTCTGACGGCTTCCGTGTGCGGCCGGGGCGGTCGATCTCGCTCGGCGGGTACGCCGCGGCCGGCCGGTCACCGCCGTACTGGCGGTTTGCTACTGGTGATCTTGATGTGCTAGGCCCGGCGGATTTGTCGGTGGCTGGTGGT
Proteins encoded:
- a CDS encoding DNA polymerase IV, whose translation is MSDWVLHVDLDQFLASVELRRHPELVGLPVIVGGSGDPTEPRKVVTCASYEAREFGVHAGMPLRTAARKCPDATFLPSDPAAYDEASEQVMGLLRDLGHPLEVWGWDEAYLGTDASVDPMELAERIRTVVAAETGLSCSVGISDNKQRAKVATGMAKPAGIYVLTEANWMTVMGDRPPDALWGVGPKTTKKLAGLGITTVAELAATDAAVLTSAFGPSTGLWILLLAKGGGDTEVSAEPWVPRSRSHVVTFAHDLTDRGEIDSAVRELAHRTRDEVVEQGRIVTRVAVTVRTNTFYTRTKIRKLGAPSTDTDVITETALAVLDQFELDRPIRLLGVRLELAMDPAVGTGQ
- a CDS encoding TetR/AcrR family transcriptional regulator; protein product: MKACDPTRLVVTDAAPQERGDAARNRMLILDAARRLIAERGPDAVSTDDIAVAAGVGKGTLFRRFGSRAGLMMVLLDEDEKAQQQAFMFGPPPFGPGAPPLERLLAYGRERLRFVHRHHALLSDAARDPQMRFADPFPLHRSHVRMLLETAGTTGDLDAQADALIALLDVDYVAHQLTDHGRTLDELATAWQDTARKLCGT
- a CDS encoding NADPH-dependent FMN reductase, whose protein sequence is MADIKVLVLVGSLRAASINRQLAELAVESAPEGVDLRVFDRLGELPFYNEDIDTADVDEPVSALRTAAAGADAALVITPEYNGSIPGVLKNAIDWLSRPYGNGALKDKPVAVIGAALGQYGGVWAHDETRKSFGIAGPRVVEDLKLSIPAKAFDGKHPRENAEIVDNLRDVVGKLAAEVG
- a CDS encoding ABC transporter substrate-binding protein — protein: MKRTWVAALAVLLVACGGGGSANFSDPTDRLEVVSWWVSPSEHPAFEVLLDAFEKTDSGVDVIDGSIAGGAGSNVQIALAERLRAGDPPDVWQTFLGSSLRAWVDADRIAAVASVYERSGLGPNLPPALLQAATYRDTQWGVPTGAHRGNVLWFNQKVLRDAGIAAPGPDYAPEAFAADLAKLAATGRTPLCLGGKDRFTATELFENTLLGVVGPQGWTRIHDDAFDWRGPEVDEALTRFGQVVAAADPAAAGLTWDQAAKKLAAGECAFLSMNDSVYGELVANKATEGTDFGYVPYPGTGGAYLAIVDSFVVSSDAPDGVNALKFLEVVADPETSLAFNRIKGSVPVRRDVDVATLPAYQRQASESLWHDHVLLSITHGELMPPFFQQAMYDAVATYLQSRNAKAFIDTLQNSVAAAMPRR
- the fucP gene encoding L-fucose:H+ symporter permease, yielding MTTTEQADQPAQAPPTGDRVALVYPKMWVLFIVLICCFTAWGVAADLTTPMVAGFKTIFDMNTFQASLVQLAYFGAYFLLALPAALINQRFGYKAGLLTGVLLAAAGSMAFYPASKIMTYEAFLVALFAIAAGCSILETSANPYVMSLGPEATATRRLNFAQAFNPVGTNIGVLLAATLILPKLDEPVNMASLTPAEEHTIRAGQLGAVMGPYLGLGFVLIAIGLVIAVKKSPPIVEEFESGDLAGRSPIRILMSNKRYVFGVVAQFFNVAAQVCTWTYIIQYTQQALDGSLQLGGYLLQVSLIVFLISRFVMTWVIGKIRATKVLTALGALAVLLCVFAMVSPNVAGVAAVVALSFCLSLMFPTIYGVALQGLGPATKFGAAGLVMAIVGGAIMPLIQGRLLDMTSPAISFIVPAICFAVVTAYAVFDLKAAPTGAQS